In one window of Haloprofundus halophilus DNA:
- a CDS encoding DUF7344 domain-containing protein, whose product MHDRPVDATTSELGSRLVTSFSTEQLQTLFASSRRQQAVRALQACSQPTTLDALVDAVVAQNPGEISDEATDRKRIRVSLYHVDLPKLEAADILYFDKDERVVTELSDDIDGVSL is encoded by the coding sequence ATGCACGACAGACCCGTCGACGCAACTACGTCCGAACTCGGAAGTCGCCTGGTCACGTCGTTCTCCACCGAGCAACTCCAGACACTCTTCGCCAGCAGTCGACGTCAACAGGCCGTTCGAGCGCTCCAAGCGTGCTCGCAACCGACGACGTTGGACGCACTCGTCGACGCTGTCGTCGCGCAGAATCCGGGAGAGATCTCCGACGAGGCGACGGACCGAAAACGAATCCGAGTCAGTTTGTACCACGTAGACCTACCGAAACTCGAAGCGGCGGATATTCTCTACTTCGACAAGGACGAACGGGTCGTCACCGAACTCTCCGACGACATCGACGGGGTCAGTCTGTAA
- a CDS encoding cell surface protein: MAQIEITLPNDKQAQFERLAAEEFLTEERAIEGLLSVGLEAYRDVADRTETEVERSLFSADAEDEYGQRGEL, translated from the coding sequence GTGGCGCAGATCGAAATCACGCTCCCGAACGACAAGCAAGCACAGTTCGAGCGTCTCGCCGCGGAGGAGTTTCTCACCGAAGAACGCGCGATAGAGGGGTTGCTCTCGGTCGGACTCGAAGCCTACCGGGACGTCGCTGACCGAACCGAAACGGAAGTCGAACGGAGTCTCTTCTCCGCGGACGCCGAAGACGAGTACGGCCAACGCGGAGAGCTATAA
- a CDS encoding SWIM zinc finger family protein — protein MTSKPDVPDTTAESTSDPVDERDVRALTETMFVDREAPDFYRVRTGNGDEYVVDTREPACTCPDFQYRDVRCKHVRRVQFEVGDRDTETVADDVHTALADLDDRLAALATRRAEYVGLLSTIERFDRR, from the coding sequence ATGACCTCGAAACCAGACGTTCCAGACACGACAGCAGAATCGACTTCGGACCCCGTCGACGAACGCGACGTGCGCGCGCTCACCGAGACGATGTTCGTCGACAGAGAAGCCCCCGACTTCTACCGCGTCCGCACGGGTAACGGCGACGAGTACGTCGTCGACACGCGCGAACCGGCGTGTACCTGTCCCGACTTCCAGTACCGCGACGTCCGCTGCAAACACGTCAGGCGGGTGCAGTTCGAGGTGGGCGACCGCGACACCGAAACCGTCGCGGACGACGTTCACACCGCGCTCGCCGACCTCGACGACCGGCTGGCCGCACTCGCCACCCGGCGAGCCGAGTACGTCGGCCTCCTATCGACGATCGAACGGTTCGACCGCCGATAA
- a CDS encoding thrombospondin type 3 repeat-containing protein, translating to MTGRVRRPLVVFLAVLLFVQPASAGVAVGDGVGGVGGVSGVDDVGGVGAESGDSSEVVDDPASSPSTATTALQPSVAEEATAIGIEQRIRLSNPKPSGRVGAEVTYHLADETTALELRFRGNSSRTVSASDGFERVEPGVYRWDRETSRPTLAFERSVSETTLDHYGAGVDTGEWAAVDVRRLTPSIRGRTVGATGVSTNVTVEGPGYATSVFAFLGPVDVYDRTVGDERVSLVVPEAASLRSEPSAVLDSVASAGARLPESEYEATHLFAIPAESVRTTAGGLSFDGGATAWVRDDASVDADSNVWVHEYVHLRQSYRASEEMRWFREASAEYYASYLSLQSGDLAYERFRGTVSTDAHADAVLSTPTNWSTPLVPYRKGPRVLASLDASIHEATGGERTLTTVFERVNAHEGRLDYESFREIVVEVSDRSVGDDLDRYVRTTAAPPVPDRPALYTQYPGDDPDGDGLTNAEERAAGTNPFVADADSAPAGDGHPRTNGSAAEDGGETDDSGETDDSGEASDVDGERSGSNDAAGDTDDDGLSDATERELGTDPERVDTDGDGYGDGREVDAGTDPTRRTNPVAFWAARLLTSLKSMVSAAAVGPVGA from the coding sequence GTGACTGGACGCGTTCGACGGCCGCTCGTCGTCTTTCTGGCCGTGTTGCTGTTCGTCCAACCAGCGAGCGCCGGCGTCGCGGTCGGCGATGGCGTCGGGGGCGTCGGAGGAGTCAGTGGTGTCGACGATGTCGGAGGTGTCGGCGCCGAGAGCGGCGACAGCAGCGAAGTCGTCGACGACCCGGCGTCGTCTCCGTCCACCGCGACTACCGCCCTCCAGCCGTCGGTGGCCGAAGAGGCGACGGCTATCGGCATCGAGCAACGAATCCGGCTCTCCAACCCCAAACCGTCCGGACGGGTCGGCGCCGAGGTGACCTACCACCTCGCCGACGAGACGACCGCGCTCGAGCTTCGGTTCCGCGGGAACTCGTCGCGGACCGTCTCCGCGTCCGACGGGTTCGAGCGGGTCGAACCGGGCGTCTACCGCTGGGACCGGGAGACGTCTCGCCCCACGCTGGCGTTCGAGCGGTCGGTGAGCGAGACGACGCTCGACCACTACGGCGCGGGCGTCGACACCGGCGAGTGGGCCGCCGTCGACGTCCGCCGGCTCACCCCATCGATTCGAGGACGGACCGTCGGTGCGACCGGCGTCTCGACGAACGTCACCGTCGAGGGACCCGGTTACGCCACGTCGGTGTTCGCGTTCCTGGGCCCGGTCGACGTGTACGACCGGACGGTCGGCGACGAGCGGGTCTCCCTCGTCGTCCCGGAGGCGGCGTCGCTGAGGTCCGAACCGTCGGCGGTGCTCGACTCGGTCGCCTCGGCGGGTGCCCGGTTGCCGGAGAGCGAGTACGAGGCGACGCACCTGTTCGCGATTCCGGCGGAGTCGGTCCGAACGACCGCCGGCGGCTTGAGCTTCGACGGCGGGGCGACGGCGTGGGTCCGCGACGACGCTTCGGTCGACGCCGACAGCAACGTCTGGGTACACGAGTACGTCCACCTGCGGCAGTCGTACCGGGCGAGCGAGGAGATGCGGTGGTTCCGCGAGGCGAGCGCGGAGTACTACGCCAGCTACCTCTCGCTGCAGTCGGGCGACCTCGCGTACGAGCGGTTTCGAGGAACCGTGAGCACCGACGCCCACGCCGACGCCGTGTTGTCGACGCCGACGAACTGGTCGACTCCGCTCGTGCCGTATCGGAAAGGCCCCCGCGTGCTCGCGTCGCTGGACGCGTCCATCCACGAGGCGACCGGCGGCGAGCGGACGCTGACGACGGTGTTCGAGCGGGTCAACGCCCACGAGGGCCGACTCGACTACGAGTCGTTCCGGGAGATAGTCGTCGAAGTGAGCGACCGGTCCGTCGGCGACGACCTCGACCGGTACGTCCGGACGACGGCGGCCCCGCCCGTGCCGGACCGCCCAGCCCTCTACACGCAGTATCCGGGTGACGACCCCGACGGCGACGGCCTCACCAACGCCGAAGAGCGAGCGGCCGGGACCAACCCGTTCGTCGCCGACGCCGACAGCGCCCCGGCGGGAGACGGACACCCGCGGACGAACGGCTCGGCCGCCGAAGACGGCGGTGAGACGGACGACTCGGGAGAGACGGACGACTCGGGTGAGGCCTCCGACGTCGACGGAGAGCGTTCGGGGTCGAACGACGCGGCGGGCGATACGGACGACGACGGGCTCTCCGACGCCACCGAGCGCGAACTCGGCACCGACCCCGAACGGGTCGACACCGACGGCGACGGCTACGGAGACGGGCGAGAGGTCGACGCAGGAACCGACCCGACGCGACGGACGAATCCCGTGGCGTTCTGGGCCGCACGGCTGCTCACTTCGCTGAAATCGATGGTGTCGGCGGCGGCGGTCGGGCCGGTCGGTGCGTGA
- a CDS encoding HalOD1 output domain-containing protein — protein sequence MTERTDDGIDSLGYRITEESYRTFPIAGDPVSEVVIRAVARAVDRDPLELDQLYGTVDPDALDDLFTDRPSKPAVDGQFVFLFNGCEVVISPDAVAVRPLDG from the coding sequence ATGACGGAGCGCACAGACGACGGTATCGACTCGTTGGGCTATCGCATCACCGAGGAGTCGTATCGGACGTTCCCTATCGCCGGTGACCCCGTCAGCGAAGTCGTCATCAGAGCCGTGGCGAGGGCGGTCGACCGCGACCCGCTCGAACTCGACCAACTGTACGGAACGGTCGACCCGGATGCGCTCGACGACCTCTTCACCGACCGCCCGTCGAAGCCGGCGGTCGACGGTCAGTTCGTCTTCCTGTTCAACGGCTGCGAAGTCGTCATCTCGCCGGACGCCGTCGCCGTTCGTCCGCTCGACGGCTGA
- a CDS encoding four-helix bundle copper-binding protein, which yields MALQQISHLSDEQRDCLDNCLEATQACEWCADECIDEGEGMERCIRLCRDVADVASMHARFMARNSNYSNHLAEVCAGACEECAEECEQHDHEHCQVCAEVLRECAESCRNMASA from the coding sequence ATGGCGCTTCAACAGATCTCTCACCTGTCCGACGAACAGCGCGACTGCCTCGACAACTGCCTCGAAGCGACGCAGGCGTGCGAGTGGTGTGCCGACGAGTGTATCGACGAAGGCGAGGGGATGGAACGCTGTATCCGACTCTGCCGAGACGTCGCTGACGTGGCGTCGATGCACGCACGGTTCATGGCTCGCAACTCGAACTACAGCAATCACCTCGCGGAGGTGTGCGCCGGCGCGTGCGAAGAGTGCGCCGAGGAGTGCGAACAGCACGACCACGAACACTGTCAGGTGTGCGCAGAAGTGCTCCGCGAATGTGCGGAGTCCTGCCGGAACATGGCGTCGGCGTAA
- a CDS encoding arylsulfotransferase family protein → MAGRISLRVVFAALIAFAVLAVGVGYVSSATESTFESNLDGDSVADPSAQIAPEADGITVVATDSNSWRGESADGPRARAELVAFNPNGSTLYYNDTHTRYWDVDPVEGTDATVEYLYADHLDPNQCPDEWDAETLGVDQETLDTYLEAHGDVNACTENGIERVNLTTGETETIYSVETPGKHSSRWHDGDRINETHYAVADILFDRMFVVNTETEEITWTWNASEEYDPADSGGPYAEDWTHMNDVEVLEDGRFMLSPRNMDRVIFVEPGEGVQEDWTLGEEDNYDILNEQHNPDYIPESEGGPAVIIGDSENNRVIEYQRQDGEWVETWKWRDAQMQWPRDADRLPNGHTLVSDSNGNRVFEVDEEGEVVWSVNIAFPYESERLGTGDESSGGPSAQSADIGSRNPSVDEQFWIGLKNVIPGKYLNGLMYITPVWMGIPELFALAVGLVGLVGLVGVEVGRFVSRRRGRGADTSAATTRDDD, encoded by the coding sequence ATGGCCGGACGGATTAGTCTCCGAGTTGTCTTCGCCGCCCTCATCGCGTTCGCCGTACTCGCCGTCGGAGTCGGGTACGTCTCGTCGGCGACCGAGTCCACGTTCGAGAGCAACCTCGACGGGGATAGCGTCGCCGACCCGAGCGCCCAGATCGCCCCCGAAGCCGACGGTATCACCGTCGTCGCCACAGACTCGAACTCCTGGCGCGGCGAGAGCGCCGACGGACCGCGCGCGCGCGCAGAACTGGTCGCGTTCAACCCTAACGGGTCGACGCTGTACTACAACGACACCCACACGCGCTACTGGGACGTCGACCCCGTCGAGGGCACCGACGCGACGGTCGAGTACCTGTACGCCGACCACCTCGACCCGAACCAGTGTCCCGACGAGTGGGACGCCGAAACGCTCGGCGTCGACCAGGAGACGCTCGACACCTACCTCGAAGCGCACGGAGACGTGAACGCCTGCACCGAGAACGGCATCGAGCGCGTGAACCTGACGACCGGCGAGACCGAGACCATCTACTCGGTCGAGACGCCCGGGAAGCACTCCTCGCGCTGGCACGACGGCGACCGCATCAACGAGACGCACTACGCCGTCGCCGACATCCTCTTCGACCGGATGTTCGTCGTGAACACCGAGACCGAGGAGATAACGTGGACGTGGAACGCCAGCGAGGAGTACGACCCCGCCGACAGCGGCGGACCGTACGCCGAGGACTGGACGCACATGAACGACGTCGAGGTGCTGGAGGACGGTCGGTTCATGCTGAGTCCGCGCAACATGGACCGCGTCATCTTCGTCGAACCCGGTGAGGGCGTCCAGGAGGACTGGACGCTCGGCGAGGAGGACAACTACGACATCCTCAACGAGCAGCACAACCCCGATTACATCCCCGAATCGGAGGGCGGGCCGGCGGTCATCATCGGCGACTCCGAGAACAACCGGGTCATCGAGTACCAGCGCCAAGACGGCGAGTGGGTCGAGACGTGGAAGTGGCGGGACGCCCAGATGCAGTGGCCCCGCGACGCAGACCGGCTGCCGAACGGCCACACGCTCGTCTCCGACTCCAACGGCAACCGCGTGTTCGAGGTGGACGAAGAGGGAGAGGTGGTCTGGAGCGTCAACATCGCGTTCCCCTACGAGTCCGAGCGCCTCGGCACGGGTGACGAATCCAGCGGCGGTCCGAGCGCACAGTCCGCCGACATCGGCTCGCGCAACCCCTCGGTCGACGAGCAGTTCTGGATCGGCCTCAAGAACGTGATACCCGGGAAGTATCTCAACGGCCTGATGTACATCACGCCGGTGTGGATGGGAATCCCCGAACTGTTCGCGCTCGCGGTCGGCCTCGTCGGTCTCGTGGGGCTCGTCGGCGTCGAAGTCGGCCGGTTCGTCTCGCGACGACGCGGGCGGGGAGCCGACACCAGCGCCGCGACGACCCGCGACGACGACTGA
- a CDS encoding DUF7521 family protein, translating to MIDPTTLSPLVVALKTLTLVLGGLITYYAYKAYRRTGAVALRLLAIGFGIVTLGSLLAGAADQVLATDQMYALVVESGLTAVGFAVIVYSLYVD from the coding sequence GTGATCGACCCGACCACGCTGAGTCCGCTCGTCGTCGCGCTCAAGACGCTCACCCTCGTTCTCGGCGGACTCATCACCTACTACGCGTACAAGGCGTACCGACGGACCGGGGCGGTGGCGCTTCGACTGCTCGCCATCGGGTTCGGTATCGTCACCCTCGGGTCGTTGCTCGCGGGCGCCGCAGACCAGGTGCTCGCGACCGACCAGATGTACGCGCTCGTCGTCGAAAGTGGACTCACCGCCGTCGGATTCGCCGTCATCGTCTACTCGCTGTACGTCGACTGA
- a CDS encoding winged helix-turn-helix domain-containing protein: MVRKQLESARAAPLQEVLDALDDPDCRTIVRQLDDAMTARQLSDACDIPLSTMYRKLERLTDASLLDEQTEIRSDGHHTTWYRVSFQSVEIGLDESRQFEVVITRRPQSADERLADLWSQVRRET; encoded by the coding sequence ATGGTGCGCAAGCAACTGGAATCCGCTCGCGCAGCCCCACTCCAGGAGGTGTTGGACGCCCTGGACGACCCCGACTGTCGGACTATCGTTCGGCAACTCGACGATGCCATGACCGCACGACAGCTCTCAGACGCCTGCGACATACCCCTATCGACGATGTACCGCAAACTCGAGCGCCTCACCGACGCGTCGCTGCTCGACGAACAGACCGAGATTCGAAGCGACGGCCACCACACCACCTGGTATCGAGTGTCGTTTCAGTCGGTCGAAATCGGCTTGGACGAGAGCCGGCAGTTCGAGGTAGTGATAACCCGGCGCCCGCAGTCCGCCGACGAGCGGCTCGCAGACCTGTGGTCGCAGGTCCGGAGGGAGACGTGA
- a CDS encoding redox-regulated ATPase YchF, giving the protein MSYKIGLVGKPSVGKSSFFNAATMNDVPEGAYPFTTIDPSIGEAYVRVDCAAPEFDETCTPNTGFCSHGTRYVPAKLVDVAGLIPGAHEGKGLGNQFLTDLNEADVLVHVVDFSGETDIEGEATEGHDPRDDIDFLEDELDMWYLEILEKGIERYRGGYDGDEKHIEEDLAEQMSAFKIDKDRMKQVILAEGLELDPETWDADERESLAREIRKRTKPMVIAANKMDKPVAQSNYEEVTADPDYDHLTFVPASAHAEKALKNADEAGIIEYDAGDATFDIVGDVAGTQDVPAGSRDGNRPANVSEEQEAGLEQIREFVEAYGGTGVQAALEAALFDELGCIAIFPGSANGKKDEKGVFRDCFILPGESTTEDFAYHLHSDIGDGLLHGIDCRSGRQIGSGHELGHRDVVEILTTN; this is encoded by the coding sequence ATGAGTTACAAGATCGGCCTCGTGGGCAAACCCTCGGTGGGCAAATCCAGTTTCTTCAACGCGGCGACGATGAACGACGTTCCGGAGGGCGCGTACCCCTTCACGACCATCGACCCGAGCATCGGCGAGGCGTACGTTCGCGTCGACTGCGCAGCACCGGAGTTCGACGAGACGTGTACCCCGAACACGGGATTCTGCAGCCACGGCACCCGCTACGTCCCGGCGAAACTCGTCGACGTGGCCGGTCTCATCCCCGGCGCGCACGAGGGGAAGGGCCTGGGCAACCAGTTTCTCACCGACCTCAACGAGGCGGACGTGCTCGTCCACGTCGTCGACTTCTCCGGGGAGACGGACATCGAAGGCGAGGCGACCGAGGGCCACGACCCCCGCGACGACATCGACTTCCTGGAGGACGAACTCGACATGTGGTACCTCGAAATCCTCGAGAAGGGAATCGAACGCTACCGGGGCGGCTACGACGGCGACGAGAAACACATCGAAGAAGACCTCGCAGAGCAGATGAGCGCGTTCAAAATCGACAAAGACCGGATGAAGCAGGTCATCCTCGCCGAGGGGCTCGAACTCGACCCCGAGACGTGGGACGCCGACGAACGCGAGTCGCTGGCCCGCGAGATTCGAAAGCGGACGAAACCGATGGTCATCGCGGCGAACAAGATGGACAAACCCGTCGCTCAGTCGAACTACGAAGAGGTCACCGCCGACCCCGACTACGACCACCTCACGTTCGTCCCCGCGAGCGCGCACGCGGAGAAAGCACTGAAGAACGCAGACGAAGCGGGTATCATCGAGTACGACGCCGGCGATGCCACCTTCGATATCGTCGGCGACGTCGCCGGAACGCAGGACGTTCCGGCTGGCTCGCGGGACGGAAACCGTCCCGCGAACGTCTCCGAGGAACAGGAGGCGGGCCTCGAACAGATTCGGGAGTTCGTCGAGGCGTACGGCGGGACCGGCGTGCAGGCCGCGCTCGAAGCCGCCCTCTTCGACGAGCTCGGTTGTATCGCCATCTTCCCCGGCAGCGCCAACGGCAAGAAAGACGAGAAAGGCGTCTTCCGCGACTGCTTCATCCTCCCCGGGGAATCGACGACGGAGGACTTCGCCTACCACCTCCACTCGGACATCGGCGACGGGTTGCTCCACGGCATCGACTGCCGTAGCGGTCGTCAGATCGGTTCGGGCCACGAGCTCGGCCACCGCGACGTGGTCGAGATACTCACGACGAACTGA
- a CDS encoding DUF7504 family protein, with translation MSDSSTPSAVRSGLHLRRAEDEAPLPSTLTRTPSVDVVAVLTETTPDEWLDRWRTEVGPEPAGQTILAIDETTRSTAASTPSPSVFGGTSLTNTSAPVSPEVVADTLETALARPASERLLFVWIESLTPLLEGNSATPLLRTLHKLAERDTVLGICHAEDGAVDASVAELFDSVDVAEPMSTRIDRLRAENPTNFGYLRRHWRDAKRAIEQSTRSYPQARQLHAGLGETETTPQSLGVALQALVELGVIELWNDTVGSNRYDLTTYDAELLGAVGESLSRTDESG, from the coding sequence ATGAGTGACTCGTCGACACCGTCGGCCGTCCGTTCGGGACTCCACCTTCGAAGAGCCGAGGACGAAGCGCCGCTACCGTCGACGCTGACCCGAACGCCGTCGGTCGACGTCGTCGCCGTACTGACAGAGACGACGCCCGACGAGTGGCTCGACCGGTGGCGAACGGAGGTCGGTCCGGAACCGGCGGGACAGACGATTCTCGCTATCGACGAGACCACACGGAGCACGGCGGCTTCGACGCCGAGTCCCTCGGTTTTCGGCGGTACCTCTCTGACGAACACGTCTGCGCCGGTCTCACCCGAGGTCGTCGCCGACACGCTCGAGACTGCACTCGCGCGACCCGCGTCGGAACGACTGCTGTTCGTCTGGATCGAGTCGCTGACGCCGCTTTTGGAGGGTAACTCGGCAACTCCGTTGCTGCGGACGCTCCACAAACTCGCCGAGCGCGACACCGTGCTCGGAATCTGTCACGCGGAGGACGGCGCCGTCGACGCGTCCGTCGCCGAGCTGTTCGACAGCGTCGACGTCGCCGAGCCGATGTCGACCCGAATCGACCGGCTTCGGGCGGAGAACCCGACGAACTTCGGGTATCTCCGCCGACACTGGCGAGACGCCAAACGCGCAATCGAGCAGTCGACCCGAAGCTATCCGCAAGCCCGACAGCTCCACGCTGGACTGGGAGAGACCGAGACGACGCCGCAGAGCCTCGGCGTCGCGCTGCAAGCGCTCGTCGAACTCGGCGTCATCGAACTGTGGAACGACACCGTCGGGTCGAACCGCTACGACCTGACGACGTACGACGCCGAGCTACTCGGTGCGGTCGGCGAGTCGCTGTCGAGGACAGACGAAAGCGGGTAA